In a genomic window of Pelecanus crispus isolate bPelCri1 chromosome 1, bPelCri1.pri, whole genome shotgun sequence:
- the DNAJC28 gene encoding dnaJ homolog subfamily C member 28 has translation MLTNNIGHHLMLRQAMIPRNLKPFPYICGNRMLSGYKPKSSVKDSYKILELEEGCSLDDIRNSYRNLAKKYHPDSGSAAADSKAFMKVEEAYRVVLSHVATKKKPNENNEEEEDQFKSKAPQHRHYLSFEGVGFGTPSQREKQYMQFRVDRATEQVLEYRKQRLESQYSVTDLMKAQDVRQSKKVKITQAVERLVEDLIQESMAKGDFDNLSGKGKPLQKFSDCPHIDPMTHNLNRILIDNGYQPEWILMQKEIRETIERLRKSIVASRSKLGGPMTPYRQKQWNRVCEQFVEDIRKLNKRIDNFNLVVPILSRQMVHFSADKEIVRAQKAYEALMENKEASNSDTKENEEENVKRFGWKSSLFKWLNLTLK, from the coding sequence ATGCTGACTAACAACATAGGACATCATTTAATGCTACGTCAAGCAATGATTCCAAGAAACCTGAAGCCGTTTCCCTACATTTGTGGCAACAGAATGTTGTCGGGTTACAAACCTAAAAGCAGCGTCAAGGACTCTTACAAAATTCTTGAGCTTGAGGAAGGATGTTCCCTTGATGATATCAGAAACTCCTATCGAAATCTTGCcaaaaaataccatccagacAGCGGTTCTGCCGCAGCTGATTCCAAAGCATTTATGAAAGTGGAAGAAGCATACAGAGTCGTGCTCAGTCATGTGGCAaccaaaaagaaaccaaatgagAATAACGAAGAGGAAGAAGATCAGTTCAAGTCAAAAGCACCACAGCATAGACACTACTTGAGTTTTGAAGGCGTTGGTTTTGGAACACCAAgccaaagggaaaagcaatacATGCAATTTCGTGTAGACCGTGCTACTGAACAGGTGTTGGAGTACCGGAAGCAGAGACTCGAAAGCCAGTACTCTGTGACTGACCTAATGAAAGCCCAAGACGTGAGGCAGAGCAAAAAGGTGAAAATAACTCAGGCAGTTGAACGGTTGGTTGAGGATCTCATCCAGGAATCGATGGCGAAGGGAGACTTTGACAACCTCAGTGGCAAAGGAAAACCTTTGCAGAAATTTTCAGACTGTCCACATATCGACCCTATGACTCACAACTTGAACAGGATTCTGATAGACAACGGGTATCAGCCAGAGTGGATCCTGATGCAGAAAGAAATACGGGAAACTATTGAGCGGTTAAGGAAGAGTATAGTGGCATCTAGAAGTAAGCTTGGAGGGCCAATGACACCATATAGGCAAAAGCAATGGAATCGTGTTTGTGAGCAATTTGTAGAAGATATcaggaaattaaacaaaagaatTGACAACTTCAATTTAGTTGTTCCTATTCTGAGCAGACAAATGGTGCACTTCAGTGCAGACAAAGAAATTGTTCGAGCACAAAAGGCTTATGAAGCTTTGATGGAAAACAAAGAGGCTTCTAATTCAgacacaaaggaaaatgaagaggaaaatgttaaaaGGTTTGGGTGGAAGTCTTCTCTATTTAAGTGGTTAAACCTTACATTGAAATAA